The following coding sequences are from one Rattus rattus isolate New Zealand chromosome 11, Rrattus_CSIRO_v1, whole genome shotgun sequence window:
- the Tlr1 gene encoding toll-like receptor 1, giving the protein MNSSSLRHVYCHTMTKTQSTIFYCIVVLGLILIKIQLSEESELIVKRPNANLTRVPKDLPLQTTTLDVSQNNISELQTSDILLLSKLRVFIMSYNRLQYLNISVFKFNTELEYLDLSHNELRLISCHATADLKHLDLSFNAFDALPICKEFGNLSQLQFLGLSGSQIQNSSVQLIAHLNISKVLLVLGDTYGEKEDPKCLQHISTETLHIVFPSKREFHFLLDMSVSTAVSLELSNIKCVLEDKNCSYFLGTLERLRETRRLANLTLNNVDTTWNSFINILQLVWHTPVKSFSISNVKLKGHLNFRRFHYSDTSLRALSIHQVVTDVFGFPQSNIYSIFSNMNIQSFTVSGTHMVHMLCPAQISPFLYLDFTDNLLTDMVFEDCRNLIRLKTLSLQKNQLKTLENIILMSMEMISLQKLDISQNSLRYSDAGSPCSWTQSLLVLNLSSNMLMDSVFRCLPPKVKVLDLHNNRIVSIPKDVTHLQALQELNVASNFLTDLPGCGAFSSLSVLVIDHNSVSHPSSDFFQSCQNIRSITAGNNPFRCTCELREFVKNIGQASRAVVEGWPDSYRCDYPGSIKGTPLQDFHMSPLSCDTILLTVTIGATLLLLAAIGTFLCLYFDLPWYLRMLCQWTQTRHRARNIPLEELQRNLQFHAFVSYSGHDSAWVKSELLPNLEKDDIRVCLHERNFVPGKSIVENIIHFIEKSYKSIFVLSPHFIQSEWCHYELYFAHHNLFHEGSDNLILILLEPIPQYSIPTNYHKLKTLMARRTYLEWPTEKSKHGLFWANLRASINVKLVNQAEATCYTQQ; this is encoded by the coding sequence ATGAATAGCAGCAGCCTCAGGCATGTCTATTGCCACACAATGACTAAAACACAGTCCACCATCTTCTATTGTATTGTCGTCTTAGGGCTGATACTTATCAAAATCCAGTTATCTGAGGAAAGTGAGTTGATCGTTAAGAGGCCAAATGCAAACCTTACCAGAGTGCCCAAGGACCTACCCTTGCAAACAACTACTTTAGATGTATCACAAAACAATATATCTGAGCTTCAGACTTCTGACATACTCTTGTTGTCCAAACTGAGGGTCTTCATTATGTCCTACAACAGACTCCAGTATCTTAATATCAGTGTTTTCAAATTCAACACGGAACTGGAATATTTGGATTTGTCCCACAATGAATTAAGGCTGATCTCTTGCCACGCAACAGCCGACCTCAAACATTTAGACCTCTCCTTTAATGCGTTTGATGCCCTGCCCATATGCAAAGAGTTTGGCAACCTGTCCCAACTACAGTTTCTGGGATTGAGCGGTTCTCAGATACAAAATTCAAGTGTGCAGCTGATTGCTCATCTGAACATCAGTAAGGTTTTGCTGGTGTTAGGAGACACTTACGGGGAAAAAGAAGACCCCAAGTGTCTTCAGCACATTAGCACGGAGACTCTGCATATCGTTTTCCCTTCCAAAAGagaattccattttcttctgGACATGTCTGTCAGCACGGCCGTCAGTCTGGAACTGTCTAACATCAAGTGCGTGCTTGAGGACAAGAACTGCTCTTACTTCCTAGGAACCTTAGAAAGACTTAGAGAGACTCGGAGGCTCGCAAATCTTACCCTGAACAACGTGGACACAACATGGAATTCCTTCATTAACATCCTTCAGCTGGTTTGGCATACACCAGTCAAGTCTTTCTCAATTTCAAACGTGAAACTAAAAGGTCATCTTAACTTCAGAAGATTCCATTATTCTGACACTTCTCTGAGGGCTTTGTCGATACATCAAGTTGTCACTGATGTGTTCGGCTTTCCCCAAAGTAACATATACAGCATCTTCTCCAATATGAACATCCAAAGTTTTACAGTATCTGGAACACACATGGTCCACATGCTTTGCCCAGCCCAAATTAGCCCATTTCTGTATTTGGACTTTACAGATAACCTTTTAACAGACATGGTTTTTGAAGACTGTAGAAATTTAATTAGATTGAAAACACTTAGTTTGCAAAAGAATCAGttaaaaacacttgaaaatataATTCTTATGTCTATGGAGATGATATCTCTACAAAAACTAGACATTAGCCAGAATTCTCTAAGGTACAGTGATGCGGGAAGCCCATGCTCCTGGACCCAGAGTTTGTTAGTTTTAAATTTGTCTTCAAACATGCTTATGGACTCTGTTTTCAGGTGCTTACCTCCCAAGGTCAAGGTCCTTGACCTTCACAACAACAGGATAGTGAGCATCCCTAAAGATGTCACCCACCTGCAAGCTTTGCAGGAACTCAATGTAGCATCCAATTTTTTAACTGACCTTCCTGGATGTGGAGCCTTCAGTAGCCTTTCTGTGCTGGTCATCGACCATAACTCAGTTTCCCACCCCTCCTCTGATTTCTTCCAGAGCTGTCAGAATATCAGGTCCATAACAGCGGGGAACAACCCATTCCGATGCACATGTGAGCTGAGGGAGTTTGTCAAAAACATAGGTCAGGCATCAAGAGCAGTGGTGGAGGGCTGGCCTGACTCTTACAGGTGTGACTACCCAGGCAGCATTAAGGGAACCCCACTGCAGGACTTCCACATGTCTCCGCTGTCCTGCGATACCATTCTACTGACTGTCACCATTGGGGCcactctgctgctgctggctgccatTGGGACTTTCCTCTGTCTCTACTTTGATCTGCCCTGGTATCTCAGGATGCTATGCCAGTGGACCCAGACCAGGCACAGGGCCAGGAACATCCCCTTAGAGGAACTGCAGAGGAATCTCCAGTTCCATGCTTTTGTCTCATACAGTGGGCATGATTCTGCCTGGGTGAAGAGCGAATTACTACCAAACCTAGAGAAAGATGACATCCGGGTTTGCCTCCATGAGAGAAACTTTGTCCCTGGCAAGAGCATTGTGGAGAACATCATACACTTCATTGAGAAGAGTTACAAGTCCATCTTTGTGCTGTCTCCCCACTTTATCCAGAGTGAGTGGTGCCATTATGAACTCTACTTTGCCCATCACAATCTCTTCCACGAAGGGTCTGATAACTTAATCCTGATCTTGCTGGAACCAATTCCACAGTACTCCATCCCTACCAATTACCACAAGCTCAAAACTCTCATGGCACGGAGGACCTATTTGGAATGGCCCACAGAAAAGAGCAAGCATGGACTCTTTTGGGCAAATCTAAGAGCATCCATTAATGTTAAGCTGGTCAACCAGGCAGAAGCAACATGTTACACACAGCAATAA